A genomic segment from uncultured Marinifilum sp. encodes:
- a CDS encoding GIY-YIG nuclease family protein — MKIEVYILVSSKLGIYYVGYTKDLTSRIEMHQNGTFQDSFTSKAKDWKLFYCIECESIVQARRIEKHIKRMKSKKYIENLPKYSEISFKLLQKYK; from the coding sequence ATGAAAATTGAAGTTTACATATTGGTTAGTTCTAAGTTAGGGATTTATTATGTAGGTTATACTAAAGATTTAACCAGTAGGATAGAAATGCATCAAAATGGAACTTTTCAAGATTCCTTTACCTCAAAGGCAAAAGATTGGAAATTGTTTTATTGTATAGAATGCGAATCTATTGTACAGGCGCGACGAATAGAAAAGCATATAAAAAGAATGAAAAGTAAGAAGTATATTGAGAATTTACCAAAGTATTCTGAAATTTCATTCAAGTTATTACAAAAGTATAAATAG
- a CDS encoding pitrilysin family protein codes for MIFETHTLSNGIRLIHRPVSANVAHCGIILNTGSRDEKEEEWGIAHFIEHVVFKGTTKRKAYHILSRMEDVGGELNAYTTKEETCVYTTFLNKDYKRALELISDITFNSVFPEKELEKEKEVILDEINSYKDSPSELIFDDFEELIFTKDPIGRNILGTPKHIKAFKRDDILNFIKNNYHTDQMVISSVGNIEFKKLVKMVEKFFGHIAKNIRTYERIKPNSYIPRTKTIEKNTFQRHCVLGNIAYDANDERRIPLSLLTNILGGPGMNSRLNLSLREKHGLAYNIEANYSPYADTGVFSIYFGTDKGYLDKCLQLIHKEMDLLCSKKLGPGQLTKAKNQMIGQIAISSENNENLMLNVGKSFLLYNRVDSLEEIYQKVEDITAEQLLEVAKEILDKNKLTTLMYK; via the coding sequence ATGATATTCGAAACTCACACATTATCAAATGGTATCCGTCTAATTCATCGTCCGGTAAGTGCCAATGTAGCACATTGCGGAATTATTTTGAATACGGGTTCGCGAGATGAGAAAGAAGAAGAATGGGGAATTGCTCATTTTATAGAGCATGTGGTGTTTAAAGGAACAACAAAGCGTAAAGCATATCATATTCTAAGTAGAATGGAAGATGTTGGTGGAGAATTAAATGCCTATACAACCAAGGAAGAAACCTGTGTTTATACAACCTTTCTTAATAAAGATTACAAAAGAGCTCTTGAGCTTATAAGCGATATTACCTTTAATTCTGTTTTCCCAGAAAAAGAACTCGAAAAGGAAAAAGAAGTAATTCTAGATGAAATTAACTCGTACAAAGATTCTCCTTCGGAATTAATCTTTGATGATTTTGAAGAATTAATTTTCACTAAGGATCCAATTGGTAGAAATATTTTAGGAACACCTAAGCATATAAAAGCTTTTAAACGCGATGATATTTTAAATTTTATCAAGAATAATTACCATACCGATCAGATGGTAATTAGTTCGGTTGGAAATATCGAGTTTAAGAAATTAGTTAAAATGGTCGAGAAATTTTTTGGCCACATTGCTAAAAATATTCGTACCTACGAAAGAATTAAACCAAATTCATACATACCAAGAACTAAAACTATAGAAAAAAACACTTTTCAAAGACATTGTGTTTTAGGAAATATAGCTTACGATGCCAACGACGAAAGAAGAATACCTCTTTCGCTTTTAACAAATATTTTAGGCGGTCCAGGTATGAATTCCCGCTTAAATTTATCGCTTCGTGAAAAACACGGATTAGCATACAATATTGAAGCAAACTACTCTCCCTATGCAGATACTGGAGTTTTCAGTATTTATTTTGGAACAGATAAAGGTTATCTTGATAAATGCTTACAATTGATCCACAAAGAAATGGACTTGCTTTGCTCTAAAAAGTTAGGGCCGGGACAGTTAACAAAAGCTAAAAATCAAATGATTGGTCAAATTGCTATCTCCTCCGAAAACAATGAAAATTTAATGTTGAATGTAGGAAAAAGCTTTCTTCTTTACAATCGTGTTGATTCACTTGAAGAAATTTATCAAAAAGTTGAAGATATTACAGCAGAACAGTTACTAGAAGTTGCAAAAGAAATTTTAGATAAGAATAAATTAACCACTTTAATGTATAAGTAG
- a CDS encoding histidine phosphatase family protein, with protein sequence MKKISVITIITFVLLGVICLFGCSRFLYSEKGEAPDLNKCAAFTCVREVDSLVQNDLRKKGKRMLQIYLIRHAKPNLKKKLFYSAQEAQEYVRNYNSVPVIPFDPELIKVNLNTNHLIYCSNLPRSQETALRIFGDKFTVVSDSIFREYEIRMINASSIIKLPLGLWQAFSRGSWLLGYNHNGIESRKEAKLRAAMAAENLIKVAKQEETAVLVAHGMLNGGIEKELKKQDWQIIQKKGHINLGATVLVKIIDL encoded by the coding sequence TTGAAAAAAATAAGCGTTATAACGATAATCACTTTTGTTCTTTTGGGTGTAATTTGTTTATTTGGATGTTCTCGATTCTTATATTCAGAGAAAGGTGAAGCGCCTGATTTAAATAAATGTGCGGCATTTACTTGCGTGAGGGAAGTTGATTCCTTAGTTCAAAATGACTTGCGTAAAAAAGGGAAGCGTATGTTGCAGATTTATCTGATTCGTCATGCCAAACCAAACTTAAAAAAGAAGCTTTTTTATTCAGCACAGGAAGCTCAAGAGTATGTACGCAACTATAATTCTGTACCGGTTATTCCTTTCGATCCAGAATTGATAAAAGTAAATTTAAATACTAATCATTTAATTTATTGTTCTAATCTTCCGCGATCGCAGGAAACAGCTTTGAGGATTTTTGGGGATAAATTTACAGTGGTCTCCGATTCTATTTTTAGGGAATATGAAATACGTATGATAAATGCCAGTAGTATTATTAAATTGCCATTAGGATTATGGCAGGCTTTTAGCCGGGGAAGCTGGTTGCTTGGATACAATCATAATGGAATAGAAAGCAGAAAGGAAGCTAAATTGCGGGCTGCTATGGCTGCTGAAAATCTAATTAAAGTTGCAAAGCAAGAAGAAACCGCTGTTTTAGTTGCCCATGGAATGCTTAATGGTGGAATAGAAAAAGAATTAAAAAAACAAGATTGGCAAATTATTCAAAAGAAAGGGCACATAAATCTAGGAGCTACTGTTCTTGTAAAAATTATTGATTTGTAA
- the gpmI gene encoding 2,3-bisphosphoglycerate-independent phosphoglycerate mutase has translation MTDNKKALLMILDGWGIGDKSNADVISSVATPYMDSLLAKYPNSQLQAAGRFVGLPDGQMGNSEVGHLNIGAGRVVYQDLVKINMAVEKDTLKDNEQVVKAFTHAKENGKKVHLIGLIGDGGVHSLSSHAIALCKAAQAFGLKDVFVHGLTDGRDTDPKSGLGFVKEFSEAIEKTGSAKFASIIGRYYGMDRDTNWDRVKLAYDLYTKGEGKASKSAVAAMEESYAEGVTDEFVKPAVMVDENNAPLATIEKGDVVICFNFRTDRLRQMTTVFTQEDFQEFGMHTMDVEWYTMTCYNANFKGVNVIYDKDNVKNTMGEVVANAGRKQIRIAETEKYAHVTFFFSGGREAEFEGEKRLLVASPKVATYDLQPEMSAPAVADKITAELNAKSADFVCLNFANGDMVGHTGVYEAISKAVQAVDKCAEQVVEAAKANGYDVIIIADHGNADFAVNPDGSPNTAHSLNPVPCIWVTENPKEIENGILADVAPTLLDIMGIEQPEDMTGKSLIK, from the coding sequence ATGACAGATAATAAAAAAGCATTATTGATGATCCTTGACGGATGGGGGATTGGTGATAAATCAAACGCAGATGTAATTTCTTCGGTAGCAACTCCATACATGGATAGTTTGTTGGCGAAATATCCAAATTCTCAGTTACAGGCAGCAGGCAGATTTGTTGGTCTTCCTGACGGTCAAATGGGTAATTCAGAAGTTGGACACCTAAATATTGGTGCTGGTCGTGTAGTTTATCAGGATTTGGTGAAAATAAACATGGCTGTAGAAAAAGATACGCTTAAAGATAACGAGCAAGTTGTTAAAGCTTTTACTCATGCCAAAGAGAATGGAAAAAAAGTTCATTTAATTGGTTTGATTGGCGATGGTGGTGTTCACTCTTTAAGTTCTCATGCAATTGCTTTATGTAAAGCAGCTCAGGCTTTTGGTTTGAAAGATGTATTTGTTCACGGTTTAACCGATGGACGTGATACAGATCCTAAATCGGGTTTAGGATTTGTAAAAGAATTTTCTGAAGCTATTGAAAAAACTGGGTCGGCTAAGTTTGCTTCAATAATTGGGCGTTACTATGGAATGGATAGAGACACCAATTGGGATCGTGTTAAGCTTGCTTACGATTTATATACAAAAGGAGAGGGCAAAGCTTCAAAAAGCGCTGTTGCTGCAATGGAGGAATCGTATGCCGAAGGTGTAACCGATGAATTTGTTAAGCCTGCAGTTATGGTCGATGAAAATAATGCTCCTTTGGCTACTATCGAAAAAGGTGATGTAGTTATTTGTTTCAATTTCCGTACCGATAGATTGCGCCAAATGACAACGGTATTTACTCAGGAAGATTTTCAGGAGTTTGGTATGCATACTATGGATGTTGAGTGGTATACCATGACTTGCTACAATGCCAACTTTAAGGGTGTTAATGTAATCTACGATAAAGATAACGTTAAAAACACTATGGGTGAGGTTGTTGCAAATGCAGGAAGAAAGCAAATTCGTATTGCCGAAACTGAAAAATATGCTCACGTAACTTTCTTTTTCTCAGGCGGAAGAGAAGCTGAATTCGAAGGCGAAAAAAGATTATTAGTGGCTTCTCCAAAAGTAGCTACTTACGATTTACAACCAGAAATGTCGGCTCCAGCTGTGGCCGATAAAATTACTGCCGAATTAAATGCTAAATCAGCTGATTTTGTTTGTCTAAATTTCGCTAATGGCGATATGGTAGGACATACAGGAGTTTACGAAGCAATCTCAAAAGCAGTTCAGGCTGTTGATAAATGTGCCGAACAAGTTGTTGAAGCGGCTAAAGCAAATGGTTACGATGTAATTATTATTGCCGATCATGGAAATGCCGATTTTGCTGTAAATCCGGATGGATCACCAAATACAGCTCACTCTTTAAACCCAGTTCCTTGTATTTGGGTTACAGAAAATCCAAAGGAAATTGAAAATGGTATTTTAGCCGATGTTGCTCCAACATTGTTAGATATCATGGGAATTGAGCAGCCGGAAGATATGACAGGAAAATCTTTGATAAAATAA
- a CDS encoding TonB-dependent receptor, with protein MRKTLSFCLIFLGFYSYSQNTIQILDKESNIPIAHAHYLYNDQKGSSSEKGEIEISFTEGAKLLISHVNYGKKTIDNNTLKTAIKSGKLFLDKTYISLMPATVIARQSGKSKSKVMTINSSDKSSHDAGEFLSQTALIGGIRKSGSYGFDPVMRGFKYNQINIVMDNGLSATAACPNRMDPPISQIPLNMVDKVEIMKGPHSLRYGSSFGGSIHFKSASNGFSEQTKTFGRATGSYESNGNIFRTEALAGLKGKLYNFGVFGAYSNGSDYEDGNGDKVESEFNRRNIGLAGVLKLSSNQSLKLSANSNYAENVDFPALNMDLREDDTKLISIGHKITFHNSALASLSTSANASFVDHVMDNLDKNLNPRKVNAITKAETKNYSFRSEAAFQFKESSLFTGADYKSEQAEGTRSREMLMGPMAGKTLYDNIWQDSKISNIGLFGEYHFSSGNTYFVASARFDNNWADSREKDEIFTILNPKNASKDFNISLSIGATHDISDKVRMGLWFGRAARSGSLTERFINYLPVDIDPYERIGNTNLDPEINYQLDYNFNWKEKNFDLDINLFACFLRDYISSEIRSELTPRIATAAGVKQYININKAVMRGFELNFNQSLSANLYHRINIAYTYGKNTEQNHALPEIPPMDIRYALGGRFYKNKFQPEFNFRYALKQNRIAKNYGETETPEFSILDFKASYFISDYFNLTGGLRNIFDKAYYEHLSRSVKGSNSQSIYAPGRSFYITLSLNL; from the coding sequence ATGAGAAAAACCCTAAGCTTCTGTCTCATTTTTTTAGGATTTTATTCCTACTCGCAAAATACAATACAAATTCTGGATAAGGAATCGAATATTCCAATTGCTCATGCCCATTATTTGTATAATGATCAAAAAGGAAGCTCTTCAGAAAAAGGAGAAATTGAAATTAGCTTTACAGAAGGCGCTAAACTTCTGATATCACATGTAAATTATGGTAAAAAGACAATTGATAATAATACTCTTAAAACTGCAATTAAATCGGGTAAATTATTTTTAGATAAAACCTATATTTCGCTAATGCCTGCAACTGTTATTGCACGCCAAAGCGGAAAATCGAAATCTAAAGTAATGACGATAAATTCGAGCGATAAATCATCGCACGATGCAGGCGAATTTCTAAGTCAAACAGCCTTAATAGGTGGAATTCGTAAAAGTGGAAGTTACGGTTTCGACCCGGTAATGCGCGGATTTAAATACAATCAGATTAACATTGTTATGGATAATGGCTTAAGTGCCACGGCTGCCTGTCCGAACAGAATGGATCCACCAATTAGCCAAATTCCTTTAAATATGGTTGATAAGGTTGAGATAATGAAAGGCCCGCACTCTCTTCGTTATGGCAGCTCTTTTGGTGGCAGTATTCATTTTAAATCGGCCAGCAATGGATTTTCAGAGCAAACAAAAACTTTTGGCAGAGCAACTGGCAGCTATGAAAGTAATGGCAATATTTTTAGAACCGAAGCTTTAGCTGGCCTTAAAGGAAAGCTTTATAATTTTGGTGTTTTTGGGGCTTACAGTAATGGATCGGATTATGAAGATGGAAATGGAGACAAAGTAGAATCAGAATTTAACCGCAGAAATATTGGTTTAGCTGGTGTTCTTAAATTATCAAGTAATCAGAGTCTGAAACTTTCTGCTAACAGTAATTATGCCGAGAATGTAGATTTTCCTGCATTAAATATGGATTTGCGTGAGGATGACACCAAATTAATTAGCATCGGGCACAAAATAACTTTCCACAATTCGGCTCTTGCATCTCTTTCTACATCGGCTAATGCTTCTTTTGTGGATCATGTAATGGATAATTTGGATAAAAATTTAAATCCACGAAAAGTGAACGCAATTACAAAAGCCGAAACAAAAAACTACAGTTTTAGGTCCGAAGCAGCTTTTCAGTTTAAAGAAAGCTCGCTTTTTACGGGTGCAGATTATAAATCGGAACAAGCCGAAGGTACTCGTTCCCGAGAAATGCTTATGGGACCAATGGCTGGTAAAACTTTGTACGACAATATTTGGCAGGATAGCAAAATATCAAATATAGGATTATTCGGAGAATATCATTTTTCTTCAGGCAACACTTATTTTGTTGCTTCGGCAAGATTCGACAACAATTGGGCAGACAGCAGAGAAAAAGATGAAATCTTCACGATTTTAAACCCAAAAAATGCGTCAAAGGATTTTAATATTTCTCTTAGTATTGGCGCCACACACGATATTTCGGATAAAGTTCGTATGGGACTTTGGTTTGGCCGTGCAGCGCGAAGTGGTAGTTTAACCGAACGATTTATTAATTATCTTCCTGTTGATATTGATCCTTACGAAAGAATAGGAAATACGAATCTCGATCCTGAAATTAACTATCAACTGGATTATAATTTTAATTGGAAAGAGAAAAATTTCGATTTAGATATTAATTTATTTGCTTGCTTTCTTCGCGATTATATTAGTTCCGAAATTAGAAGTGAACTTACTCCAAGAATAGCCACTGCTGCAGGAGTTAAACAATATATAAATATCAACAAAGCTGTTATGCGCGGATTCGAACTTAACTTTAATCAAAGCTTATCAGCAAATCTATATCACAGAATAAATATTGCTTATACTTACGGAAAAAACACGGAACAAAATCATGCTTTACCCGAAATTCCTCCTATGGATATAAGGTATGCATTGGGCGGACGTTTTTATAAAAATAAATTTCAGCCCGAATTTAATTTCAGGTATGCTTTAAAACAAAATAGAATTGCCAAAAATTATGGAGAAACAGAAACACCCGAATTCTCGATTTTAGACTTTAAAGCTTCTTATTTTATTTCTGATTATTTTAATTTAACAGGAGGCTTGCGAAATATTTTCGATAAAGCATATTATGAACATTTAAGCCGATCGGTAAAAGGAAGCAACAGTCAATCCATTTACGCTCCTGGCCGCAGTTTTTATATCACGCTAAGTTTAAATTTATGA
- the selD gene encoding selenide, water dikinase SelD, giving the protein MEIKKLTQFSPGAGCGCKISPKDLECILKSTTPRIPNPNLLVGNDTKDDAAVFDLGNGQALISTTDFFTPIVDDPYDFGRIAATNAISDIYAMGGKPIMALAILAWPLEKLSTDVAQKVVEGARDVCADAGIQLAGGHSIDIADPVFGLSVNGIVATERVKKNNTATPNCTLFITKPLGIGVLTTAEKKKLIAHENNQIAVDLMCSLNKVGVVFGEQEYIKSMTDVTGFGLLGHLSEICEGSNVNAVIEYNAVPKINGVEELIQQGSTPGGTKRNWASYGHLIGEITEDQKALLCDPQTSGGLLVAVDNNNTEEFVALAKKEGFDLSPIGKLTERKNNNEAYISVN; this is encoded by the coding sequence ATGGAAATTAAAAAATTAACTCAGTTTAGTCCGGGAGCCGGATGTGGCTGTAAAATATCACCCAAAGACTTAGAATGCATATTAAAAAGCACAACTCCCCGAATTCCAAACCCTAATCTTTTAGTAGGCAACGATACAAAAGACGATGCTGCCGTATTCGATCTGGGAAACGGACAAGCTTTAATAAGCACAACTGATTTTTTTACTCCAATTGTCGATGATCCTTATGATTTTGGCAGAATTGCAGCAACCAACGCAATTAGCGATATTTATGCCATGGGTGGAAAACCAATTATGGCTTTGGCAATTTTAGCCTGGCCATTGGAGAAATTATCTACTGATGTTGCGCAAAAAGTTGTTGAGGGAGCCAGAGATGTTTGTGCCGATGCTGGAATTCAGTTGGCAGGTGGCCATTCCATCGATATTGCAGATCCTGTTTTTGGTTTATCAGTAAATGGAATTGTAGCAACCGAACGTGTTAAAAAAAATAATACTGCCACGCCCAACTGTACCCTTTTCATTACCAAACCATTGGGAATTGGAGTGCTTACAACTGCCGAAAAAAAGAAATTAATTGCACACGAAAACAATCAAATAGCTGTTGATTTAATGTGTAGCCTTAATAAAGTAGGAGTTGTTTTTGGCGAACAAGAATATATTAAATCAATGACCGATGTTACAGGTTTCGGTCTTTTGGGTCATCTTAGCGAAATTTGCGAAGGAAGTAATGTAAATGCAGTAATTGAATACAATGCTGTTCCAAAAATTAATGGGGTTGAGGAATTAATTCAACAAGGAAGTACTCCCGGAGGAACAAAACGAAACTGGGCTTCCTATGGTCATTTAATTGGAGAAATTACCGAAGATCAAAAAGCATTGTTGTGCGATCCTCAAACCAGTGGTGGGTTGCTTGTTGCGGTAGACAACAATAACACTGAAGAGTTCGTGGCATTAGCAAAAAAAGAAGGTTTCGACTTAAGTCCGATAGGTAAATTAACAGAAAGAAAAAATAATAACGAAGCATATATCAGCGTAAATTAA
- a CDS encoding transposase: protein MSIKSLEIYLGINGDKFRRQYKTNLSGFDQWDKKLHAKDYLIFPENIGSNLALDETAFSNGELYTILSNKDKKGKQGSLVGVFNGTQADSIISLIREHISEELRYTVKEVTLDMAGSMNKIVRKCFLKAEITTDRFHVQKLANDAVQELRIKHRWKIIDDENAEYKKAKLEGKLYKPEILENGDTLRQLMARARYALYKSPEKWTTSQEIRARLLFERFPEIKKAYRLSDGLRKIYNQSLEPNVARLKLAQWFDEIERAGMDSFNSIKRTFEVHHKQIVNYFLNRSTNAFAESLNAKIKNFRRSLRGIVDLDFFLFRLSKIFA from the coding sequence ATCAGTATTAAAAGCCTTGAAATATATTTAGGAATAAATGGTGATAAATTTCGAAGACAGTACAAAACAAATTTAAGTGGTTTTGATCAATGGGATAAAAAGCTACACGCCAAAGATTACCTGATATTTCCTGAAAACATAGGTTCTAATTTAGCTCTTGATGAAACAGCCTTTTCAAATGGAGAGTTGTATACCATTCTCAGTAACAAAGATAAAAAAGGAAAGCAAGGTAGCTTGGTTGGTGTGTTTAACGGAACGCAAGCTGATTCCATTATAAGTTTAATTCGCGAACACATTTCAGAAGAGTTGCGCTATACCGTTAAAGAAGTTACTCTTGACATGGCTGGTAGCATGAATAAGATCGTAAGAAAATGTTTTCTAAAAGCTGAAATCACTACAGATCGATTTCATGTGCAAAAGCTGGCCAATGATGCCGTACAAGAGCTTAGAATTAAGCATAGGTGGAAGATAATAGATGATGAAAATGCAGAGTATAAGAAAGCGAAATTAGAAGGAAAATTGTATAAACCTGAAATATTGGAAAATGGTGATACACTGCGACAATTGATGGCTAGAGCTCGTTATGCATTGTATAAATCTCCGGAAAAATGGACTACATCTCAAGAAATCAGAGCTCGTTTATTATTTGAAAGATTTCCCGAAATTAAGAAAGCATACAGGCTCTCGGATGGACTTAGAAAAATATACAATCAATCTTTAGAACCAAATGTAGCAAGACTTAAACTAGCACAATGGTTCGATGAAATTGAAAGAGCCGGAATGGATTCTTTTAATTCAATAAAAAGAACTTTTGAAGTACATCATAAACAAATTGTTAATTATTTCTTGAATAGAAGTACAAACGCTTTTGCCGAATCTTTAAATGCTAAAATTAAAAATTTCAGAAGATCTTTAAGAGGGATTGTTGATTTAGATTTCTTCCTTTTTAGGTTATCTAAAATTTTTGCTTAG
- a CDS encoding S41 family peptidase translates to MTYISLNRSTIHFLLTFLISFSFLSCNDDDNNSEREDSSTIFESIDATMNEWYLWNTDIPNVNSSNYSSVNDYFEDLLVSQDRWSYIANLQDLLAYFENGTYTGYGLAFKFDQNDDLRVKLIFETSPLVAEGITRGWKLVEINDNTIANLTDEQILDELDKSSANFVFENNLGEIKEFSANQIELDQNSVLKKDVINYKGTKVAYLAFDSFIGSSEDDLNETFDYFKAENAEELVLDLRYNGGGSTYISNQLASLITGNIYQSEIYSKTFHNDSKSEENFSEAFSDQASAFGFNRVFIITTSSTASASEMVINGLKPYLGNENVILIGSKTHGKPVGMYVFEVEEYDLAIVPISFSITNANDEGDYFEGIPVDYEISDDLSHDFGDINESNFKAALDYISQGSFPVITAAKSLSTTEREFKKKGLEELIDAN, encoded by the coding sequence ATGACTTATATTTCATTGAATAGATCGACAATACACTTTTTATTAACTTTCTTAATTTCCTTCTCTTTTCTCTCCTGTAACGATGATGATAATAATTCGGAAAGAGAAGATTCCAGTACTATATTTGAAAGTATTGATGCAACAATGAATGAGTGGTATTTGTGGAATACTGACATTCCTAATGTAAATTCTTCGAATTACTCTTCGGTTAATGATTATTTTGAAGATTTATTGGTTTCGCAAGACCGATGGAGTTATATAGCTAACCTTCAGGATTTATTAGCTTACTTTGAAAACGGAACATATACTGGTTATGGGCTTGCTTTTAAATTTGACCAAAACGATGACTTAAGAGTAAAATTAATTTTTGAAACATCGCCTTTAGTAGCAGAAGGAATAACACGTGGATGGAAATTAGTAGAAATTAATGACAATACTATTGCCAATTTAACAGATGAACAAATACTTGACGAATTGGATAAATCGTCGGCAAATTTCGTTTTTGAAAATAATTTGGGTGAAATAAAAGAATTCTCTGCAAATCAGATTGAGCTCGATCAAAATTCAGTACTAAAAAAAGATGTAATTAATTATAAGGGAACAAAAGTTGCCTATTTAGCATTTGACAGTTTTATTGGTAGCTCGGAGGATGATTTAAATGAAACTTTCGATTATTTTAAGGCAGAAAATGCCGAAGAGTTAGTTTTAGATCTTCGCTATAATGGTGGAGGAAGTACTTACATTTCCAATCAGCTTGCCAGCTTAATTACAGGTAATATTTATCAAAGTGAAATTTACTCCAAAACATTTCACAATGATTCTAAAAGCGAAGAAAATTTTAGCGAAGCATTTTCCGATCAGGCATCGGCATTTGGTTTTAATCGTGTATTTATTATTACAACATCCTCAACCGCCTCGGCTAGCGAAATGGTAATTAATGGCCTAAAACCTTATTTAGGAAATGAGAATGTAATATTAATTGGAAGCAAAACCCACGGCAAACCAGTAGGAATGTATGTTTTTGAGGTAGAAGAATACGATTTGGCTATTGTACCTATTAGTTTTTCCATAACCAATGCCAATGATGAAGGAGATTATTTTGAAGGCATACCTGTTGATTATGAAATATCAGATGACCTAAGTCATGATTTTGGAGATATTAATGAGTCAAACTTTAAAGCTGCTTTAGACTATATTAGCCAAGGGAGTTTTCCCGTTATAACTGCAGCAAAATCTTTATCAACAACAGAAAGAGAATTCAAGAAAAAAGGATTAGAAGAATTAATTGATGCGAATTAA
- a CDS encoding O-methyltransferase, which produces MIEVNKELEDYILNHTENEDQVLKNLSRETHVKMLRPRMLSGHLQGKFLKMICQMIKPKRVLEIGTYTGYSAISMAMGTSNDCVIHTIDHNDELEYFTRKFIKQADCENKITFHIGEALEIIPNIEESFDMAFIDADKRQYIDYFEAIFPKLKQGGFILADDVLWDGKVLNQVDPNDKQTQGILDFNKFIQNDDRVENLMLPIRHGLMMIRKK; this is translated from the coding sequence ATGATAGAAGTTAATAAGGAACTCGAAGATTATATCCTTAATCATACCGAAAACGAAGATCAGGTACTTAAAAATTTATCTCGCGAAACACATGTAAAAATGCTTCGCCCAAGAATGTTATCGGGGCACTTACAAGGTAAATTTCTTAAAATGATATGCCAGATGATAAAGCCTAAACGTGTTTTAGAAATTGGCACTTACACTGGCTATTCGGCCATAAGCATGGCAATGGGAACATCGAATGATTGCGTAATTCACACCATAGACCATAATGACGAACTGGAATACTTCACGCGTAAATTTATTAAACAAGCTGATTGTGAAAACAAAATAACTTTCCATATTGGCGAAGCTCTAGAAATTATTCCAAACATTGAAGAAAGTTTTGATATGGCATTTATTGATGCAGATAAACGTCAATATATAGACTATTTTGAGGCTATTTTCCCAAAACTAAAACAAGGTGGATTTATTCTTGCCGATGATGTTTTATGGGATGGTAAAGTTCTAAATCAAGTAGATCCAAACGACAAACAAACGCAAGGAATTTTAGATTTTAACAAGTTTATTCAAAATGACGATAGGGTTGAAAACCTTATGTTGCCAATTCGCCACGGGTTAATGATGATTAGGAAGAAGTAA
- the yedF gene encoding sulfurtransferase-like selenium metabolism protein YedF has translation MHKNTLIQVTQNGMGSGSEELGLKLVTNYFKLLDADNRLPKIIVFYNAGVKLLCENSPALEALQNLIEKGVKIVACKTCLDFYGLFDKIKVGTVGSMPDIITLQANADKVVNL, from the coding sequence ATGCATAAAAATACATTAATACAAGTTACCCAAAACGGAATGGGTTCGGGAAGCGAAGAATTAGGACTTAAGTTAGTAACAAACTATTTTAAACTACTCGACGCTGATAACAGATTACCAAAAATTATAGTATTCTATAATGCAGGAGTAAAGTTACTTTGCGAAAACTCACCTGCTCTCGAAGCCTTACAAAATTTAATAGAAAAAGGTGTTAAAATAGTTGCTTGTAAAACCTGTCTTGATTTTTATGGTTTATTCGATAAAATTAAAGTAGGTACAGTTGGCAGTATGCCCGATATTATAACACTTCAGGCAAATGCTGATAAAGTAGTTAATCTGTAA